The genomic stretch GCTGGCCGCGGCCGTGGCCGTGGCGCTGGGCGCAGGtagggccggggccgggggccgcggggccggcgggggctGGGCGGCGCTGGGCAGCCCGGGCGGGGCCCTGGCGGACACCATCTGGGGCTCGGGAACCCCGgccggccccgtgcccccccggGTGCCGAGCTCCCGCCGCGCTCCCCAGGCCCCCGCTCGCCCCTCAACGACTTCCAGCGCCTGCGAGCCACcgagctgctgcccgtgccccccgacacgccgccgccgccggagcCGGGCCCGGCCGAGCGGTGTGCCCAGCGCTGCGCCACCAGCCCGGCCTGCCGGTGAGCCACGGCGCGGGGCGAGGGCGGCTGCGGCCACCGAGTGACCCGGTGCCTGCCGTCACCCTGCCCTCACCCCGCCGTCACCCCGCTGTCACCCTGCCCTCACCCCGCTGTCACCCCGCCGTCACCCCTCCGTCGCACCTCGCAGGGCTTTCCACCACGAGCGGCAGagccagctgtgccagctgctgccctggaCGCAGCACTCGCCCCGCGTCCGGCTGCAGAAGAACATCCACTACGACCTGTACCAGAAGAAAGGTGGGCTGGCGCCGTGGCTCCACGCCGCACACCCGCCGCGGGGCTGCCCGGTGCCCGCACGGCGCTGACGCGGTGCCCGGCTCTGCCCAGACTACCTGCGGGACTGCATCGTGGCCGACGGCACCAGCTACCGCGGCACACGGGCCACGACGGAGAAAGGGCTGAGCTGCCAGCGCTGGCAGGCCACCACGCCGCACGACCACAGGTGCCGCTGTGCCCCCCGCCGCCACCCCGGTGGCTGCGGGCACCAGCCCTGGGCAGCGCGGGGCGATGGGACGTGGGACGGGACAGCGCGGGGCGATGGGCTACGGGGTGGGGACAGcgcggggacagcggggacagcGCTGGGGCAGTGGCACTGACCGGGGGTGGCACAGGTTCCTGCCGTCCCCACGCAACGGGCTGGAGGAGAACTACTGCCGCAACCCCGACCGGGACAAGCGGGGCCCGTGGTGTTACACCATCGACCCCAGCGTGCGGCACCAGAGCTGCGGCATCAAGAAGTGCGAGGATGGTGAGCGCCGGGCCCGGGGACACCCCGCGCCGCTTGTCCCCGCCACCACTGAGGCCACCCCCCCGCTGTTGGCAGCCATCTGCATGACCTGCAACGGGGAGGATTACCGGGGCTTCGTGGACCACACCGAGTCTGGGACTGAGTGCCAGCGCTGGGACCTGCAGCACCCGCACAAGCATCCCTACCACCCCGACAAGTACCGGCCCGGGGGCGCGCGGCCACGGTGGTGACAATGACGCTTGTCACCCTCAACCACTGCTCCCCATCTCTCGCCCAGGTACCCCGAGAAGGGTCTGGATGACAACTACTGCCGCAACCCTGACGGCTCCGAGCGGCCCTGGTGCTACACCGTTGACCCCGCGCGGGAGCGCGAGTATTGCCGCATCCGCGTCTGCAGTAAGTCCCCGCTGGCACCACCTGCAGGACTGGCCGTCCTCGGTGCCACCCTCACCCCGCTGTTCTCTGGCCACGCAAGCAGAGAAGCGTCCGCGGCCCCTCAACGTCACCACCAGCTGCTTCAGGGGGAAAGGCGAAAGCTACCGGGGCCGGGTGAACGTCACCGTGTCGGGCATCCCGTGCCAGCGCTGGGATGCGCAGGCACCCCACCGGCACCACTTTGTGCCCGAGAAGTACCCGTGCAAGTAGGTCTGGCGGGGCAGGGCGGGGTGGCCGTGGACGGCACCCACGGGCATGGGCACGCAtgggctgctctgccagggaCCTGCAGGAGAACTACTGCCGCAACCCCGACGGCTCGGAGGCGCCGTGGTGCTTCACCACCCGCCCCAGCGTCCGCGTTGCCTTCTGCTTCCACATCCGCCGCTGCGACGACGAGCTGGGTGCTCAGGGTGAGCCCCGCTCCCCTGGGCCTGGGGGTGCCCCCGTCAGAGCGCCCGCCCGTGACAGagtgctccctgcctgcccccagagTGCTACCACGGCCATGGCGAGACGTACCACGGCCGCGTCAGCAAGACGCGCAAGGGCATCACGTGCCAGCGCTGGGACGCCCAGACACCCCACGTGCCCCAGTGAGTGTGTGCCGGAGCCTCCTGGGGGCTGGtgcacggggacagggacggggacagcgaTGGCGACTCCCTCCCGGCAGGATCTCTCCCGCCACCCACCCCGAGGCCCACCTGGAGGAGAACTACTGCCGCAACCCCGACAACGACAGCCACGGCCCCTGGTGCTACACCATGGACCCCCGCATGCCCTTTGACTACTGCGCCATCAAGCCCTGCTgtgagccccggccccgctgagCCCCGGCTGCCCCGTGGCGTGCTTGTGGCCGCCCCGCCGCAGCCACCCCCTTGCTTTTCTCTCCGCAGCTGGCAACGTGGTGCCGTCCATCCTGGAGAGCACGGGTAGGGACAGGGGGACGCTGGGTGCCACGCGGCGGGCGCGGACGCCGCCGGCTGACGCCCGCTGCGCGTGCAGAGGCGGTGACGTTCGAGCAGTGCGGCCGGCGGGACGAGAGGCTGCAGCGCAAGGGGCGCATCGTGGGCGGGCAGCCCGGCAACTCGCCGTGGACCGTCAGCATCCGCAACCGGTGAGCGGGCGCCCCGCGTGCCAGCGCCGCTGTGCCACCAGCCGGGCGCCCACCCTAGCTGCCCTCCCTCGGTGCCTTCAGGGCCGGCGTGCACTTCTGCGGCGGGTCCCTGGTGAAGGAGCAGTGGGTGATCAGCGTCCGCCAGTGCTTCTCCTCCTGGTGAGCTTGGGGACGGCATGCAAGGCCCCGGGCACCACCGTGCCCTGATGTCCCCGTCCTGCAGCGACGCGGACCTGTCAGGCTACGAGGTGCACCTGGGGGTGCTGTTCAAGGACCCCGGCCCTGCAGACCCCGACCTGCAGGCCATCCCCATCGTGCGCATCTTCTGCGGTCCCTCTGAGTCCCACCTGGTGCTGCTGAAGCTGGCGAGGTGAGCAGCTGAGCCCGGTGCCCTGTCCCCTGGCACCACTGAGGCTGGTCCCACGTCCCCCCGCCCGTCCCTCTGCAGGCCGGCGGTGCTGAACACGCGCGTGGCCCTGATCTGCCTCCCGCCCGAGCGCTACGTCGTGCCCGCGGGCACCATCTGCGAGATCGCCGGCTGGGGGGAAACCAGAGGTACCCGAcgtgggcagccccagccccagcacccccctgcAGCGGTGTCCCCTGCCTTGCCACTCCCGTGCAGTGGCATCTCCATGCCCACAGCATCCCCGTGGTtgttgtgtcccccccccgctTGCAGCATCCCCTGCCACCCACGGCATCCCCTACCCACGGCGTCCCCcttcctgcagcatccccctgcCCGCCCCATGACACCCCCTGCTCACTCCCTCCCCCTTCGGTGCCatcccccgccgccgccccgggggCTGGCTCCCCGCAGGCACGGCGGACAGCCGCGTGCTGAACGTGGCCCAGCTGCCGGTGCTGGCCCACGGCGAGTGCCAGGCGGCGCTGCGTGGGCGCCTGAAGGAGAGCGAGCTGTGCACCGCCCCGCTGCGCACCGGCGTGGGCGCCTGCGAGGTGAGTGGGGCCAGGAGCCGCGGGGCTGGGTGGGCTCGGGGCCACCCCCCCGGGATGGGGGTCACAGAGCTCTTTGGCCCCGCAGGGAGATTACGGAGGGCCCCTGGCCTGCCTGACCGCCGactgctgggtgctggagggggTGATCACCCCGTCCCGGGTCTGCGCCCGCACCGACCAGCCCGCCCTCTTCATCCGTGTCTCGCTCTACGTCGACTGGATCCACAAGGTCATGAAGATGGTCTGAGCCGGGCTGCGGGCGGCTGGAGGGGTGGcccccccccgcctgccccccCGATCCCAATAAAGGGAGTGGAGCCAGCCTGTCTGTGTTGCAGCGTGGCCAAGATGCACCGGACAGCTCTGCACGAGGTGGCACACGTTTATTTAGAGGCAAGCCCACATCCCCATTTCCATCCTGTGCCGCCACTTGCTCCGTTCTCCTGTGGTCCCGGTGCCCTCCCCAGGACCCCCGGTCACTCCAAGGCCAGCACGGCCACAGGGCCGCTGCAGGTGCTAGGGGCTGTGCCGGGGCTGTCTCAGGTGTTGGAGGAACCAGCGGGCGCAGTTCCCAAAAACATCGGCCTCCGTCTCTGTGCCTGCCAGCGCGTGGCCGCCCTCCGGGTACCACAGCAGCCTGGGGGCGGGCAGGGGACGCTCAGCCGGCGCCCCagggctccctgcctgctcccccgACCCCTGCGCCCCGCTCACCGTGCCGGCACCCTGCTGGCCCGCAGCACCCGGTACAGCTCCAGCGCCTGCGTGGGGCTGACCCGCCGGTCCCGGGCACCCACGCACAGCAGCACCGGCGCCCGTACCTGCGGCACGAGCAGGGGTGGGTGCTCAGCCCCCcacccctaccccccccccccccNNNNNNNNNNNNNNNNNNNNNNNNNNNNNNNNNNNNNNNNNNNNNNNNNNNNNNNNNNNNNNNNNNNNNNNNNNNNNNNNNNNNNNNNNNNNNNNNNNNNAGCAGGGCCAGGCGGCGTGAGTCGAGGGGCTCGCTGTGCAGCGCCTGCTCCACTGCCAGCTGCAGGCGTGGGGCACCCCACCGTCAGCACCCCGCACCGCCAGCACCCCGCGCCCTCAGCGCCCTGTCCCAGCGCCCCCCCACCTGTGTGTCCGCCACATCCTGCTCACCCACGCGGGACAGCAGGGAGTCGATGCTGGCCTGCCCGAAGCCCAGGGAGCCGCGGTAGTTCACTGGGGAGACAGGCTTTGTGGGGTGCCACAGCCCCGGCGTGCCACGGGGGACACCCGGCGCCGCAGTCCCCAGCGCTTACCCAGGAGCACGGCGAACCCCAGCCGGCACAGTGCGGCCATGCTCGGGCGCCAGCGGGCATCGAAGACGGCGTGAGGgccacctggggacagcggggacatCACTTGGGGTGCCACCAGCAGTGCAGGGGTGTCCCCGTTGCCCCCTCACTCACCGTGGGGACACACAACGAGGGGGTGCGGTGCCATGCTGCCCGGTGGGCTCAGCAGCAGCGCCTCGAAGGGCTGGGTGCCTGCAGCGAGGAAGgggccctgctcagcccccacTGCCCTGggtccccagtgcccccagaCCCTTCCCACCCCCCTCCACCCAagggcccccagcacccagcagcacccggGTGCTTGGGGGCCCCTGGGCGCTCACCGTGcggagcagggctctgccctctGCAGGGCGGCCGGACCATCAGGGTTTTCCAGGTGATGCCGGGCACTGTTGGGGCATCCTCCACTGTCACCCAGCGCAGGGACAGCTCCTGACCCAACGGTGGCAGCTCTGCCACGACCTGGGGACGGGCGCTGAGTGGCACTGGGGcacccccttccctctgccaggTGTCATCAGCACCTTGCATGGCCGCAGTGCGGCGCGGTGCCGTGCCACGGTGCTGCTCACCAGGCGGGGTGGGCggtgtggggctgagcaggTGGCCACGAGCAGGTCCCACTGCACggtcagcagctgccagcaccctTCGGGTGACCCTGGAGACAACAGCACCCCGATGGGTGCCGGGGCTCGTCCTGACTTACCAACGCACCGCGAGCAGCCAGGCACAGCGTACCGGCAGTGAGGTTGGTGACAGCGGCTGCCTCCGTGtccaccagcagcaggtcctgccAGGGGACAGAGCGCGGGATCCCACGTCACCACGGGGCTGTGTCACAGCCCCGCTCCGTCCCTGTCCCCCCGCTCACCGTGCGGCTCCGCTGTGGGGTGCCCAGCAGGGCTCGCCGGCTGTCGGCTGCCCAGCACCGCGGCGGCAGCTCTGCGGCGTAGATCCCAGTGAAGGCTgcgagcagggcagggcactGCTGAGCTGGGGTGGTGGCACCCGGCACGGGGGGAGGCATCCGAccccccccagcagcatccagccccGCTGGCTGCGTGGCTCTCACCACCCGTGGGCTCCTGCACCACGTCAAGCACCGTCACCGTCTGCCGCGTCTGCCAGGTGAGCTGGGGAGAGCCAAGCCCCAGTGGgaaaactgaggcacgggggaTTTGGGGACCAAGAGGGATTCTGGGGACCACTCCTGTCCAACGGGGAGGGGTGGCCCAGCACGCGCAGTCCCCCTCACCATCCgcagctgcaggcactgccGGTGGGGCCCTCCCACGGCCCCCTCCAGGTAAAGCAGGCGCCGGCCATCGGGGCTCAGCCGGGGCGAGCAGGCGGCACGGGGCTGGGCCGACAGCAGCTCTGCGGGCAGCGGGGTCAGCGCCACAGGGACGCTGGGGACCGAGGGCACCCCGGTGTCCCCAGCGCTCACCGCAGCGCCTGCTGGCCACTTCCAGATGGAAAATGCCCGAcctgggaaggaggagggacTCAGTCAGCGCTCCGCGGCGACGTCCAGCCCGCACCGTGCTGGCACGGGGTGGGCATCGCGGTCACACCACGGGGAGCTCACCTCCTGTTGGAGCAGGCGCTCAGCCCCAGGCGGAAGGGCTCGTGCCACCAGCCCACGAACACCACGCCGGTGTCGTCCGGGGACCACAGAGCCTGTGTGAGAGCTGGGCTCGTGCCGGAGCCACGGGCCATTCCCACTGCCcccccagggctctgccccACGTCCTGACCTGGCCGGGGGAGACGTGCTCGGGGACGCCCTCCAGCACCGTGACGCTGCTGCCCTCGATGTCCAGCACGCAGAGCACGGGGACGCTGCGGGTGCTCAGCGCCTCCCCCCAGTCCTCGCGGTACATGAACTGCTCGCCCTGCTCACGGCGTGCGTGGCATGGTCACTGGCACACTCACCACGCACATGGCACGCTCACGGGAAGCTCACCACCcacctcctcatcctcctcctcctctgctggtCCGGCTGCCCCCGGCACAAGCCACGGGCTGGGTTTTGGTGGCCTGGGCTGGCTCCTCTCGGCCACGTAGAGCAGCCGCGTCTCCGAGCGGGACCAGGCCAGGCAGGTGAAGGGCCCTGGTGTGGGGACAGGGTGCCAAAGCCCAGCGTGGCACGGGCACAGCCAGGGGGGCCACCAGCTGTGCCACCCTCACCTGCACCCTGGGAGTATTTCGGGAGGGAGCCCTACCCTCTGTGTAGACCCTGCCATGCTTCCCCAGCGCTGTCAGGTCCACGCCGTGGCTGCGCCCGCCGCCGTCCCACACCTGGGCGAGGGTTGCTCAGCACGGGGCACGCCGTGCCCGCAGCTCCCACCTCCCCGGCGAGCCCCGGGCACCTGCGCTACCTCCAGCACCTCGTGGCCCTGCAGCGGGCAGCGGGTGAGCACGGCGCGGCGCTGCCCCGACGGCGAGTCCTGGCTGAGGAGCCTGCGGGcggcagggaggctgcagccacgGGCACAGCCGCTCTGCCCCGTCCCGAAGCCCAGCCGCGAGCCCTACTGGTTGCGGATCTCGGCGCTGAGCGCTGCCCGGCTGGCAGCAAGGCCGCCGGCAGCGCGCTGCAGGCTGTAGTGCCGGCTGAAGTGCAGGAGCCGCCGGTGGCGCAGGTCCGGCTGGCTGCACTCTGTGGGACGGGGACGTCAGCGCCCGCCTGTGCCGAGAGCGCCGGGGGCGGGCGAGCCCCAACTCACCGGTGTAGAGGCGGAAGGCCTGGCCCCCTGCCGCGGCCCCCAGCGCGGCGCGGGTGATGGCAGGGAAGCGGCTGAGCTCCCGGTAGCAGGAGCCGGGGTGGCTCTGCCGCCCCTCCGCCGGCTCCCCCGGGCTTTCCGTGCCCCACCGCGTCCCCGAGGCCATGGGGCCGCTCCGCTGCCGCGCTGGGCCGCCGCCGTCTGCAGCTCCACAGCGGGGCAGGGTGCCAAGGCATGTGCAGGCCGCCCGGCTGGGGCCAgtgccagccccgctgccttGTGCGCAGCCGGGAGGGACAGcggggtgctgggagctggcagagggacATCTCCACCCCCTGCTGCGTGACCCCGCCGTGCTCACAAGGAACCGGCGGCCGCAGCACCACCACGGACAACCCCAGTGCTGAGCTACACCATTTATTGGGGAGTGACAGCGCCGGGGGCCTCTCAGCACCGCAAGTGCTCGAACAGCCACTGCACGATGTTCATGAAGCCGTCGGCTTCGGCCTCGACGCCAGCCAGCGAGTGGTTGTTCCCTGGGTaccagagcagcctgcagggcagagggggGTTAGCACCGTGCCCGCAGCCCGCACCCCGGCACCCAGACCCTACTCACCGCGTGGGGACACCCCGAGCCTTCAGGGCACGGTAATACTCCAGCCCCTGCTTGGGGGGCACACGGCGGTCGTCCTCCCCCAGCATCAGCAGCACGGGCGCGCGGACCTGCGGGGGGCATGGCTCAGCGCTGGTGCCGCAGGGGGGTGCAGGGGACGGGAA from Oxyura jamaicensis isolate SHBP4307 breed ruddy duck chromosome 12 unlocalized genomic scaffold, BPBGC_Ojam_1.0 oxy12_random_OJ72723, whole genome shotgun sequence encodes the following:
- the MST1 gene encoding hepatocyte growth factor-like protein, giving the protein AAAVAVALGAGPRSPLNDFQRLRATELLPVPPDTPPPPEPGPAERCAQRCATSPACRAFHHERQSQLCQLLPWTQHSPRVRLQKNIHYDLYQKKDYLRDCIVADGTSYRGTRATTEKGLSCQRWQATTPHDHRFLPSPRNGLEENYCRNPDRDKRGPWCYTIDPSVRHQSCGIKKCEDAICMTCNGEDYRGFVDHTESGTECQRWDLQHPHKHPYHPDKYPEKGLDDNYCRNPDGSERPWCYTVDPAREREYCRIRVCKKRPRPLNVTTSCFRGKGESYRGRVNVTVSGIPCQRWDAQAPHRHHFVPEKYPCKDLQENYCRNPDGSEAPWCFTTRPSVRVAFCFHIRRCDDELGAQECYHGHGETYHGRVSKTRKGITCQRWDAQTPHVPQISPATHPEAHLEENYCRNPDNDSHGPWCYTMDPRMPFDYCAIKPCSGNVVPSILESTEAVTFEQCGRRDERLQRKGRIVGGQPGNSPWTVSIRNRAGVHFCGGSLVKEQWVISVRQCFSSCDADLSGYEVHLGVLFKDPGPADPDLQAIPIVRIFCGPSESHLVLLKLARPAVLNTRVALICLPPERYVVPAGTICEIAGWGETRGTADSRVLNVAQLPVLAHGECQAALRGRLKESELCTAPLRTGVGACEGDYGGPLACLTADCWVLEGVITPSRVCARTDQPALFIRVSLYVDWIHKVMKMV
- the LOC118157841 gene encoding acylamino-acid-releasing enzyme-like; the encoded protein is MASGTRWGTESPGEPAEGRQSHPGSCYRELSRFPAITRAALGAAAGGQAFRLYTECSQPDLRHRRLLHFSRHYSLQRAAGGLAASRAALSAEIRNQLLSQDSPSGQRRAVLTRCPLQGHEVLEVWDGGGRSHGVDLTALGKHGRVYTEGPFTCLAWSRSETRLLYVAERSQPRPPKPSPWLVPGAAGPAEEEEDEEGEQFMYREDWGEALSTRSVPVLCVLDIEGSSVTVLEGVPEHVSPGQALWSPDDTGVVFVGWWHEPFRLGLSACSNRRSGIFHLEVASRRCELLSAQPRAACSPRLSPDGRRLLYLEGAVGGPHRQCLQLRMLTWQTRQTVTVLDVVQEPTGAFTGIYAAELPPRCWAADSRRALLGTPQRSRTDLLLVDTEAAAVTNLTAGSPEGCWQLLTVQWDLLVATCSAPHRPPRLVVAELPPLGQELSLRWVTVEDAPTVPGITWKTLMVRPPCRGQSPAPHGTQPFEALLLSPPGSMAPHPLVVCPHGGPHAVFDARWRPSMAALCRLGFAVLLVNYRGSLGFGQASIDSLLSRVGEQDVADTQLAVEQALHSEPLDSRRLGWGAEHPPLLVPQVRAPVLLCVGARDRRVSPTQALELYRVLRASRVPARLLWYPEGGHALAGTETEADVFGNCARWFLQHLRQPRHSP